From the genome of Lineus longissimus chromosome 8, tnLinLong1.2, whole genome shotgun sequence, one region includes:
- the LOC135492728 gene encoding uncharacterized protein LOC135492728 has translation MEPEKSQLKCGFAVISKDIECGTDASYPNDKSVIPLKQCKKDVHSHLMRWMSSRKASQVKSEWELIALCDGVFDMSSPVLDTTICPNHRYKLSLSWNQQRRCQHPLHQPSKTSRKPRKDGGSVHRVMSREIYIKWGVFVPVGSALCKGCEAKHRVSVANVEREVEPAPMDTESAVASSSVQPADALENPADGTEGQI, from the exons atggaacctgaaaaatcacagttgaaatgtggatttgctgtcatatccaaggatatcgagtgtggtactgacgcttcataccccaatgacaagagtgtgatccccttgaaacaatgtaagaaggacgtgcactcccatttgatgcgttggatgtcctccaggaaagccagtcaagtcaaaagtgaatgggagctcatagcactttgtgatggcgtgtttgatatgagttctccagttctggacaccacaatatgcccgaaccaccgatacaagttgagtttatcatggaatcagcaaaggagatgccagcacccacttcatcaaccctctaaaacaagtcgaaagcccagaaaagatggtggttcagttcatcgagtgatgtctcgggaaatatacatcaagtggggagtttttgtcccagttggctcag ctctgtgtaaaggatgtgaggctaaacatcgagtatctgtggcaaatgtagaacgagaagtagaaccagcacccatggatacagag tccgctgttgcctcttcctctgttcaaccagccgacgccttagaaaacccagcagacgggacagaagggcaaatttga